The Mycolicibacterium smegmatis genome has a window encoding:
- a CDS encoding M24 family metallopeptidase: MSATDTSLPTGWRPSELGAHAVPVGSPGTTMAVDWERRIDFDRLRTQRLTRALDALERSELGALLLFDMNNIRYTTATHIGNWARDKLFRMALLIRGQAPILWDIGSAARLHQMQAPWLPQDSWRAGLSTWRGAIDDEVGVQTGNAKKVADLLREHGLANDPVGVDVVELPMLKALEAEGLTIVDGQGLMLDVRSIKTVDEIALLDHAAACVDAAYEELYKFLRVGVKENETVALVNKVLYELGSEEVEAVNAISGERCSPHPHVFSDRMIRPMDTAYFDIVHSYMGYRTCYYRTLNVAGATRAQRDAYKRAREYIDLAISEVKPGVLTSDIVKHFPAAQEFGFASEEEAFGLQYCHGVGLSVWEKPLMSRYHSFDHPVEIKEGMVFALETYWPTADGSSAARIEEEVEVTATGARVITRFPADELLVAGTRYWNGFDFPEIKAPIGRGVASGVAATNGAGAS; this comes from the coding sequence GTGAGTGCAACCGATACCAGCCTGCCCACGGGCTGGCGGCCGAGCGAACTGGGGGCCCACGCCGTGCCGGTGGGCTCGCCGGGGACCACCATGGCGGTCGACTGGGAGCGCCGGATCGACTTCGATCGCCTTCGCACCCAGCGGCTCACCCGAGCCCTCGACGCCCTCGAGCGCAGTGAACTCGGGGCGCTGCTGCTCTTCGACATGAACAACATCCGCTACACGACGGCCACCCACATCGGAAACTGGGCCAGGGACAAGCTGTTCCGGATGGCCCTTCTGATCCGCGGTCAGGCGCCGATCCTGTGGGACATCGGTTCGGCCGCCCGGCTGCACCAGATGCAGGCTCCGTGGCTGCCTCAGGACAGCTGGCGGGCCGGACTCTCGACATGGCGCGGCGCGATCGACGACGAGGTCGGCGTGCAGACCGGCAACGCGAAGAAGGTCGCCGACCTCCTGCGCGAGCACGGACTCGCCAACGATCCCGTCGGCGTCGACGTGGTCGAACTTCCCATGCTCAAAGCCCTTGAGGCCGAGGGCCTCACCATCGTCGACGGTCAGGGCCTCATGCTCGATGTCCGATCGATCAAGACCGTCGACGAGATCGCCCTGCTGGACCACGCCGCTGCGTGCGTCGACGCGGCCTACGAGGAGCTCTACAAGTTTCTCCGCGTGGGCGTCAAAGAGAACGAGACCGTCGCACTGGTCAACAAGGTCCTCTACGAACTGGGCAGCGAAGAGGTCGAGGCCGTCAACGCCATCAGCGGCGAGCGTTGCAGCCCGCACCCACATGTGTTCAGCGACCGCATGATCCGGCCGATGGACACCGCGTACTTCGACATCGTCCACTCGTACATGGGTTACCGGACGTGCTACTACCGCACGCTGAACGTCGCAGGCGCGACACGTGCCCAGCGTGACGCGTACAAGCGGGCGCGCGAATACATCGACCTGGCCATCAGCGAGGTGAAACCGGGTGTGCTGACCTCCGACATCGTCAAGCACTTCCCGGCCGCACAGGAATTCGGCTTCGCCAGCGAGGAGGAAGCGTTCGGGCTGCAGTACTGCCACGGTGTCGGCCTCTCGGTCTGGGAGAAGCCGCTGATGAGCCGCTACCACTCCTTCGACCATCCGGTCGAGATCAAGGAGGGGATGGTGTTCGCGCTCGAAACCTACTGGCCGACTGCCGACGGATCTTCGGCGGCGCGCATCGAGGAGGAGGTCGAGGTGACCGCGACCGGAGCCAGGGTGATCACCCGTTTCCCGGCCGATGAGCTTCTCGTGGCAGGCACCAGGTACTGGAACGGCTTCGATTTCCCCGAGATCAAGGCGCCGATCGGGCGGGGTGTCGCCTCCGGGGTGGCGGCGACCAACGGGGCCGGCGCGAGCTGA
- a CDS encoding NAD(P)-dependent oxidoreductase: MARRLAASATPLTVYNRTTAKCAEFADLGCEVAESVARMGHCSVLLTMLGTDDDVAQVYLGDDGLVANARAGAVLVDCSTISPDMSARVRARCDRAGVHFLAAPVAGGPPVIESGGLAMAVSGDRQAFEHAADVLRVVAPNLIYVGPGDTSRLVKICHNLLVAATLEVLGELCVLAESHGASRQALLSFLRSTAISSRFIEYKAPLLESLDFTPAFTSSLMQKDLELGLGLAGQADVTMPVTAQVHATYRAANESGLAELDAAAVYLYLAGSNPPERAGGGDDRSGRNGGPARPDGAPDPHR; this comes from the coding sequence ATGGCGAGACGGCTGGCCGCGTCGGCAACCCCGCTCACGGTCTACAACCGGACGACGGCCAAGTGCGCGGAATTCGCCGATCTAGGTTGCGAAGTCGCCGAGTCAGTGGCCCGGATGGGCCACTGCTCGGTGCTTCTCACCATGCTCGGAACCGACGATGACGTGGCGCAGGTGTACCTCGGCGATGACGGGCTCGTGGCCAACGCCCGTGCGGGTGCGGTGCTCGTCGACTGCTCGACCATCTCGCCCGACATGTCGGCGCGCGTGCGGGCGCGGTGTGACCGAGCGGGCGTGCACTTCTTGGCGGCGCCCGTCGCGGGAGGCCCGCCGGTCATCGAAAGTGGTGGCCTCGCAATGGCAGTCAGCGGTGACCGACAGGCCTTCGAACATGCCGCAGACGTTCTTCGCGTCGTCGCGCCCAATCTCATCTACGTGGGCCCGGGCGATACCAGTCGCCTGGTGAAGATCTGCCACAACCTCCTGGTCGCCGCGACTTTGGAAGTGCTGGGGGAGTTGTGTGTCCTCGCTGAATCCCATGGGGCGAGTCGTCAGGCTCTGCTGTCCTTCCTGCGCAGCACGGCGATCAGCAGCCGCTTCATCGAGTACAAGGCGCCACTGCTGGAATCCCTCGATTTCACACCGGCATTCACCAGCAGCCTCATGCAGAAGGATCTCGAGTTGGGCCTCGGGTTGGCGGGTCAGGCCGACGTGACGATGCCGGTGACCGCCCAGGTGCACGCGACGTACCGGGCCGCCAACGAGTCCGGGCTCGCCGAACTGGACGCCGCGGCGGTCTACCTGTACCTCGCCGGTTCTAACCCGCCTGAGCGAGCAGGTGGTGGCGACGACCGATCCGGTCGAAACGGCGGGCCCGCTCGGCCAGACGGCGCGCCGGATCCTCACCGGTGA
- a CDS encoding carboxyl transferase domain-containing protein, with translation MTAAHEVITTVVDHGSWTSWDSPVTDEDLDPVYARDLAHARAVTGLDEAVITGAAYVQGHRIALLACDFRFLGGSIGIAAGERLTAAIRRATAEKLPLLALPTSGGTRMQEGAAAFLQMVKITAAVVDHKAAHLPYLVYLRHPTTGGVFASWGSLGHITFAEPGAMIGFLGPRVYQALYDAPFPEGVQTAENLEACGLIDGVLPLDRLPEVVDRALSVMMRARRTTQAPATAKVSVGVDVPAWQSVCASRREDRPGVRELLHHAAGDVLALSGTGQGETDPGLLLALARFGHLPCVVLGQDRRGQTPQTPLGPGALRQARRGMRLAADLDLPLVTVIDTAGAALSKEAEEGGLAGEIARCIAEMVSLPVPTVSVLLGQGTGGGALALVPADRVLAAQHGWLSPLPPEGASAILHRDTAHAAEMAEQQGVRSTDLFEHGLVDRIIAEHPDAASEPEMFSRRTGAAIQAELWALTGEDPARRLAERARRFDRIGRRHHLLAQAG, from the coding sequence ATGACCGCCGCGCACGAGGTGATCACCACGGTGGTCGACCACGGCTCGTGGACCTCATGGGACTCCCCCGTCACCGATGAGGATCTCGATCCCGTCTATGCGCGGGACCTCGCGCACGCACGCGCTGTCACCGGTCTCGACGAGGCCGTGATCACCGGAGCAGCCTACGTACAAGGTCACCGGATTGCCCTGCTTGCGTGCGACTTCCGCTTCCTCGGCGGATCGATCGGCATCGCCGCGGGCGAGCGGCTCACCGCCGCGATCCGCCGCGCGACCGCGGAGAAACTGCCGCTGCTCGCGCTGCCCACCTCGGGTGGCACCCGCATGCAGGAGGGCGCGGCCGCCTTCCTGCAGATGGTCAAGATCACCGCGGCCGTGGTCGACCACAAGGCCGCGCACCTGCCCTATCTGGTGTACCTGCGCCATCCCACCACAGGTGGCGTGTTCGCCTCGTGGGGATCGTTGGGACACATCACTTTTGCCGAACCGGGCGCGATGATCGGCTTCCTCGGCCCGCGCGTGTACCAGGCGCTCTACGACGCGCCGTTCCCCGAAGGCGTCCAGACCGCCGAGAACCTCGAGGCGTGCGGGCTGATCGACGGGGTGCTGCCGCTCGACCGGTTGCCCGAGGTGGTCGACCGGGCCCTGAGCGTCATGATGCGTGCGCGACGGACCACGCAGGCACCCGCCACCGCGAAAGTGTCGGTGGGCGTCGACGTCCCCGCGTGGCAGTCGGTGTGCGCGTCGCGTCGCGAGGACCGACCCGGTGTGCGCGAACTCCTGCACCACGCGGCCGGTGACGTCCTCGCGCTCAGCGGAACCGGGCAGGGTGAAACCGATCCCGGCCTGCTCCTCGCGCTGGCCCGGTTCGGGCATCTGCCGTGTGTGGTGCTCGGTCAGGACCGTCGCGGGCAGACCCCGCAGACACCGCTCGGACCCGGCGCGCTACGACAGGCGCGCCGCGGCATGCGCCTGGCCGCCGACCTCGACCTGCCCCTGGTGACCGTCATCGACACCGCCGGGGCGGCACTGTCGAAGGAGGCCGAGGAGGGCGGCCTGGCCGGGGAGATCGCCCGGTGTATCGCCGAGATGGTCAGTCTTCCCGTGCCGACGGTGTCGGTGCTGCTCGGTCAGGGCACCGGCGGCGGCGCGCTGGCCCTGGTGCCGGCCGATCGTGTCCTGGCCGCGCAGCACGGTTGGCTGTCCCCTCTTCCGCCCGAGGGTGCCAGCGCCATCCTGCACCGCGACACCGCTCATGCCGCCGAGATGGCCGAACAACAAGGCGTGCGCTCGACAGACCTGTTCGAGCACGGCCTCGTCGACCGCATCATCGCCGAGCATCCCGACGCCGCAAGCGAACCCGAGATGTTCAGCCGCCGGACGGGTGCGGCCATACAGGCGGAGTTGTGGGCGCTCACCGGTGAGGATCCGGCGCGCCGTCTGGCCGAGCGGGCCCGCCGTTTCGACCGGATCGGTCGTCGCCACCACCTGCTCGCTCAGGCGGGTTAG
- a CDS encoding CaiB/BaiF CoA transferase family protein yields the protein MTDTIHPSDGPQLALSAGPLADLTVVDLTRALAGPHAAMMLGDLGADVIKVESPVGGDDTRGWGPPFIEPTGAERESTYFLSANRNKKSVTLDLKSPLGRDALTELLRRADVLMENFRPGVLDRLGFSEEVLQELNPRLIILSISGFGHDGPEAGRAGYDQIAQGEAGLMSLTGANPHDLQRVGVPIADLLAGMYGAFGVLAALNERARTGRGQVVRASLLAAVVGVHAFQGTKWTVAGQIGEATGNHHPSICPYGLFDTADGAVQIAVGSEGLWKRFCDGFHLDAHAPGMATNPERVANQKRVNDLVQNVFSLYSTDELLGILDQIGVPAGRIRNLREVYEWEQTRSQGLLIDVDHATLGKITLPGPPLRFFDVAGPERTRRDHSAPPVLGADNHLIDELTAGRR from the coding sequence ATGACGGACACCATCCACCCGAGCGACGGACCACAGTTGGCGTTGTCGGCCGGCCCCTTGGCCGACCTCACGGTCGTCGATCTGACCCGCGCACTCGCAGGCCCGCACGCCGCGATGATGCTGGGCGATCTCGGCGCCGACGTCATCAAGGTCGAGAGTCCCGTTGGCGGTGACGACACCCGCGGCTGGGGGCCACCGTTCATCGAACCCACCGGGGCAGAACGGGAATCGACCTACTTCCTGAGCGCCAACCGCAACAAGAAGTCCGTCACGCTCGACCTGAAGAGCCCCTTGGGTCGCGACGCGCTGACCGAACTGCTGCGCCGCGCCGACGTCCTCATGGAGAACTTCCGCCCCGGCGTGCTCGACCGGCTCGGCTTCTCCGAAGAAGTGCTGCAGGAACTCAACCCGCGCCTGATCATCCTGTCGATCAGCGGATTCGGGCACGACGGCCCCGAGGCCGGCCGCGCCGGGTACGACCAGATCGCCCAGGGCGAGGCGGGCCTGATGTCACTGACCGGAGCCAATCCCCATGACCTGCAACGCGTCGGGGTGCCGATCGCCGACCTGCTGGCGGGCATGTACGGCGCCTTCGGTGTCCTGGCGGCCCTCAACGAACGCGCCCGCACAGGACGGGGTCAGGTGGTCCGCGCGTCGCTGCTGGCGGCCGTGGTGGGCGTACACGCCTTCCAGGGCACCAAGTGGACCGTCGCCGGTCAGATCGGCGAGGCGACCGGCAACCATCATCCGTCGATCTGCCCGTACGGCTTGTTCGACACCGCCGACGGTGCCGTACAGATCGCCGTCGGCAGCGAAGGCCTGTGGAAACGCTTCTGTGACGGCTTCCACCTCGACGCCCACGCGCCCGGCATGGCGACCAACCCCGAGCGCGTCGCCAACCAGAAACGCGTCAACGACCTTGTCCAGAACGTGTTCTCGCTGTACTCCACCGACGAACTGCTCGGCATCCTCGACCAGATCGGGGTACCCGCCGGGCGGATCCGGAATCTGCGGGAGGTCTACGAATGGGAGCAGACCCGGTCACAGGGACTGCTCATCGACGTCGACCACGCAACCCTGGGCAAGATCACCCTGCCCGGGCCGCCGCTGCGCTTCTTCGATGTCGCGGGTCCCGAGCGCACGCGACGGGACCACAGTGCCCCGCCCGTGCTGGGCGCCGACAACCACCTGATCGACGAGCTCACGGCAGGACGGCGATGA
- a CDS encoding SLC13 family permease, whose protein sequence is MPLELIPILALIAMFAAATLLPINMGTLGFVAAFLVGTIAVGMDTDDIIAGFPSDLFLTLVGVTYLFAIAQNNGTVDLMVRGALRLVRGRVAFIPWVMFGITAVLTALGALGPAAVAIIAPIALTFARKYRINALLMGMMVIHGAQAGGFSPISIYGVTVNNIVAKAGLLNSPLALFLGSFFFNAAIGVLLFIFLGGRKLLGQTTASFEGDGAIEADGTGGPGGSTGGGGSAPSGGGSPVFSGHGTQASAATLTAPPNTPTSPLPRRAASFDQILTLIGLGALGLFSLILDLDVGFVAMTVAAVLALASPKAQKGAVSQISWSTVLLIGGVLTFVGVLQEAGTVEWVGNGVAKLGMPLLVALLLCYLGGIVSAFASSTAILGATIPLAVPLLLAGDIGPIGVVVALAIASTIVDVSPFSTNGALVLANAQGVDRDVFYRQILKYSGLVIAIGPLVAWAALVLPGWL, encoded by the coding sequence ATGCCGCTCGAACTGATCCCGATTCTTGCCCTCATCGCGATGTTCGCAGCGGCGACGCTGCTCCCCATCAACATGGGCACGCTGGGCTTCGTCGCCGCCTTCCTCGTCGGCACGATCGCCGTCGGTATGGATACCGACGACATCATCGCCGGGTTTCCCAGCGATTTGTTCCTGACGCTGGTCGGCGTCACCTATCTGTTTGCCATAGCGCAGAACAACGGCACCGTGGACCTCATGGTCCGCGGCGCGTTACGCCTGGTCAGAGGCCGTGTGGCCTTCATACCGTGGGTGATGTTCGGCATCACCGCGGTGCTGACCGCACTGGGCGCCCTCGGACCCGCCGCGGTCGCCATCATCGCGCCGATCGCGCTGACCTTCGCCCGCAAATACCGCATCAACGCCCTGCTGATGGGCATGATGGTCATCCACGGCGCCCAGGCCGGCGGGTTCTCCCCCATCAGCATCTACGGCGTCACCGTCAACAACATCGTCGCCAAGGCCGGCCTACTCAACAGCCCGCTGGCGCTGTTCCTCGGCAGCTTCTTCTTCAACGCCGCCATCGGCGTTCTGCTGTTCATCTTCCTGGGCGGCCGCAAACTGCTCGGGCAGACCACCGCGAGCTTCGAAGGTGACGGCGCGATCGAGGCCGACGGCACCGGAGGCCCGGGAGGCTCCACGGGCGGTGGTGGCTCCGCACCGTCGGGCGGGGGCAGCCCGGTTTTCTCCGGCCACGGCACGCAGGCCTCGGCGGCCACGCTGACCGCACCGCCGAACACGCCAACCAGCCCCCTGCCCCGACGCGCGGCATCCTTCGACCAGATCCTCACGCTCATCGGCCTCGGCGCGCTCGGGCTGTTCTCGCTGATCCTCGACCTCGACGTCGGCTTCGTCGCGATGACCGTGGCCGCGGTGCTGGCCCTCGCCTCGCCCAAGGCCCAAAAGGGCGCGGTGTCGCAGATCAGCTGGTCCACGGTGCTGCTGATCGGCGGCGTGCTCACCTTCGTGGGCGTCCTGCAGGAGGCCGGCACGGTCGAATGGGTCGGCAACGGCGTTGCGAAGCTCGGCATGCCGCTTCTGGTGGCGCTGCTGCTGTGCTACCTCGGCGGGATCGTCTCGGCGTTCGCATCCTCGACCGCGATCCTGGGAGCCACCATCCCCCTTGCGGTTCCGCTGCTGCTGGCCGGTGACATCGGACCGATCGGGGTGGTCGTCGCACTCGCGATCGCCTCGACCATCGTCGACGTCAGCCCGTTCTCGACCAACGGCGCGCTGGTGCTCGCGAACGCCCAGGGGGTCGACCGCGACGTGTTCTACCGGCAGATCCTCAAATACAGCGGCCTGGTGATCGCGATCGGACCGCTCGTGGCCTGGGCGGCGCTGGTCCTGCCCGGCTGGCTGTAA
- a CDS encoding FadR/GntR family transcriptional regulator, translating into MAEQLRPVTRPRLYEVIVEQLCAYIYSNEMEPGDRLPAERDLAAKLGVSRASLSQALVALEVQGVLSVRHGDGAILIRRPTEEGSIRALREHADRIPDIIEAREALEVKLAELAAARRTDAEMAAIDAAIATMEKEVEAGERGVMGDEMFHEAITSAAHSSLLAKLMHEIAGLIRETRIESLSQENRPRASLEGHRRIADAIRKQDSQAAAQAMAEHIRMVSDVALLREG; encoded by the coding sequence GTGGCTGAGCAACTGAGACCAGTAACGCGTCCGCGGCTCTACGAGGTCATCGTCGAGCAGTTGTGCGCATACATCTACAGCAATGAGATGGAGCCGGGGGATCGGCTGCCCGCCGAGCGTGACCTGGCGGCCAAGCTGGGGGTGAGCCGTGCGTCGCTCAGCCAGGCGCTCGTGGCCCTCGAGGTGCAGGGCGTGCTGTCGGTACGGCACGGCGACGGCGCGATCCTCATCCGCAGGCCCACCGAGGAGGGCTCCATCCGGGCCCTGCGTGAGCACGCCGACCGTATCCCCGACATCATCGAGGCCCGCGAGGCACTCGAGGTCAAGCTCGCCGAACTCGCGGCGGCGCGGCGCACCGACGCCGAGATGGCGGCGATCGACGCGGCCATCGCGACGATGGAAAAGGAAGTCGAAGCCGGCGAACGCGGCGTCATGGGCGACGAAATGTTCCACGAGGCAATCACATCCGCGGCGCATTCGTCGTTGCTGGCCAAGCTCATGCACGAGATCGCGGGGTTGATCCGGGAAACGCGGATCGAGTCGCTGTCGCAGGAGAACCGGCCGCGCGCGTCGCTGGAAGGCCATCGGCGTATCGCCGACGCGATCCGCAAGCAGGATTCGCAGGCCGCGGCACAGGCCATGGCCGAGCACATCCGCATGGTGTCCGACGTGGCGCTGCTGCGCGAGGGCTGA
- the helR gene encoding RNA polymerase recycling motor ATPase HelR, with protein sequence MSGRDYEDELQSEREYVAGLYARLDAERTQSQRRYAAALREHGGTAVERDAEVRALAKDIARLNVADNGLCFGRLDTLDDERLYIGRLGIFDRDNDFEPLLLDWRAPMARPFYVATAANPENMRRRRQFHTLGRKVVDFTDEILGRPTGSEHDATNDAALLAAVNAPRGEGMRDIVATIQAEQDEVIRLDHTGVLVIEGGPGTGKTVVALHRVAYLLYTYRKQMERHGVLVVGPTPAFLNHIGRVLPSLGESDAVFMTPGDFVPGLHVTAEDTPEAAEVKGSLKILDVLKAAVADRQELPSEPIPIDLSDVTMRIDAETAKWARDEARKTGLPHNEARAEFVDVVTYVVTERAVARIGRGWLTRDDKHAWEKMRADVVGELEDHEQFNAALDALWPILTPEDVLAQLYTSHERLRAAGAPECLWRADGEAWTVSDVPLLDELVDLLGRNKAADEAAERERREEEAYAAGVLDLMVDREDLMDDEDHLLAQDLIDAEELADRFKEQDNRELSERAAADREWTYGHVVVDEAQELSEMDWRLLMRRCPRRSFTIVGDLAQRRSPAGARSWGAMLDSYVPGRWVYKSLSVNYRTPAEIMAVAAAVLAEFAPDATPPDSVRACGVAPWARQVTDDDITSAIAEFVSEEAGREGTSVVIGPPDVPGTVPPSETKGLEFDAVLVVEPEQILADGPRGAAELYVALTRATQRLGVLYRDALPQALAGLAEGEAAATVEQRTSA encoded by the coding sequence GTGTCAGGTCGGGACTACGAGGACGAACTGCAGTCCGAGCGCGAGTACGTCGCCGGGCTCTACGCGCGGCTGGACGCCGAGCGGACGCAGTCACAGCGCAGGTACGCCGCCGCGCTGCGCGAGCACGGTGGCACTGCCGTGGAACGCGACGCCGAGGTCCGGGCGCTGGCCAAGGACATCGCCCGGCTCAACGTCGCCGACAACGGATTGTGCTTCGGCCGGTTGGACACGCTCGACGACGAGCGGCTCTACATCGGACGTCTCGGCATCTTCGACCGTGACAACGACTTCGAGCCGCTGCTGCTCGACTGGCGCGCCCCGATGGCGCGCCCGTTCTACGTCGCGACGGCAGCGAACCCGGAGAACATGCGGCGCCGCCGCCAATTTCACACCCTGGGCCGCAAGGTGGTCGACTTCACCGACGAGATCCTCGGACGGCCGACGGGCTCCGAGCACGACGCCACCAACGACGCCGCGCTGCTCGCGGCCGTCAACGCTCCGCGCGGCGAGGGCATGCGCGACATCGTCGCGACCATCCAGGCCGAGCAGGACGAGGTCATCCGCCTCGACCACACCGGCGTGCTGGTGATCGAGGGCGGCCCGGGCACCGGCAAGACCGTGGTGGCGCTGCACCGCGTGGCGTATCTGCTCTACACCTACCGCAAGCAGATGGAGCGCCACGGTGTGCTCGTGGTGGGGCCCACCCCCGCGTTCCTCAACCACATCGGCCGGGTGCTGCCGTCGCTGGGTGAATCGGACGCGGTGTTCATGACGCCCGGCGACTTCGTACCCGGCCTGCACGTCACCGCTGAGGACACGCCCGAGGCGGCCGAGGTCAAGGGCTCGCTGAAGATCCTCGACGTGCTCAAGGCCGCTGTGGCCGACCGGCAGGAACTGCCGTCCGAGCCGATCCCGATCGATCTGTCCGACGTCACGATGCGCATCGACGCGGAGACCGCGAAATGGGCCCGCGACGAGGCCCGCAAGACCGGCCTGCCGCACAACGAGGCCCGTGCCGAGTTCGTCGACGTCGTCACCTATGTGGTGACCGAGCGGGCGGTGGCCCGTATCGGGCGGGGCTGGCTGACGCGCGACGACAAGCACGCGTGGGAGAAGATGCGCGCCGACGTCGTCGGAGAGCTTGAGGACCACGAGCAGTTCAATGCCGCACTCGACGCGCTGTGGCCGATCCTCACGCCGGAAGACGTTCTCGCGCAGCTCTATACGTCGCACGAACGGCTGCGCGCGGCCGGGGCGCCCGAGTGCCTGTGGCGCGCCGACGGCGAGGCGTGGACGGTGTCCGACGTCCCACTGCTCGACGAACTGGTCGACCTGTTGGGGCGCAACAAGGCCGCCGACGAGGCCGCCGAGCGTGAGCGCCGCGAAGAAGAGGCCTACGCCGCGGGCGTGCTGGACCTCATGGTCGACCGCGAGGACCTCATGGACGACGAGGATCACCTGCTGGCACAGGACCTCATCGACGCCGAGGAACTGGCCGACCGCTTCAAGGAGCAGGACAACCGCGAGCTCAGTGAGCGCGCGGCCGCCGACCGCGAGTGGACCTACGGCCACGTCGTGGTCGACGAGGCGCAGGAACTCTCCGAGATGGACTGGCGACTGCTGATGCGGCGCTGCCCACGGCGCTCGTTCACCATCGTGGGAGACCTGGCGCAGCGACGGTCACCCGCCGGTGCCCGGTCGTGGGGTGCCATGCTCGATTCGTACGTGCCGGGCCGCTGGGTCTACAAGTCGCTTTCGGTGAACTACCGCACGCCCGCCGAGATCATGGCCGTCGCGGCTGCCGTGCTCGCCGAGTTCGCGCCGGACGCCACGCCGCCGGACTCGGTGCGCGCGTGCGGTGTGGCGCCGTGGGCGCGGCAGGTCACCGACGACGACATCACCTCGGCCATCGCCGAATTCGTCAGCGAGGAAGCCGGGCGGGAGGGCACCAGCGTGGTCATCGGGCCACCGGATGTGCCGGGAACCGTGCCGCCGTCGGAAACCAAGGGCCTGGAATTCGACGCGGTCCTGGTGGTCGAACCCGAACAGATCCTCGCCGACGGGCCGCGCGGCGCGGCCGAACTCTACGTCGCGCTCACGCGCGCCACCCAGCGCCTCGGCGTGCTGTACCGGGATGCGTTGCCGCAGGCGCTCGCCGGGCTGGCAGAGGGCGAGGCCGCCGCGACGGTCGAGCAGCGCACGTCGGCATAG